The genomic stretch caaaaagcaaaataattaagaaaaacaaaaaaataaatccacaaattattaattttttaagtatttgtgtGAAATCGAATATTCAGAAGTTTCTGAATTTAATCTTTGAAGAGTAACATAATATAAACATTAAGCAAAAGTTCAAGGTACTGTAATGAGCTCAGACAAGAACTGGGTAGTTAGTCGGTTTTACCCTCCAATCTATATGTATGCTGTTCCTTCATTTCTACTTTCAATACTTTCAAAAGAGTTAAACAAATGGAACCACAAAACCGAACCACTGCATCTGAAATCATCCTCTTGGGACTTTCAGAAAAGCCAGAACATGAGGCTGTCCTTTTTTCTCTGTTCCTCTGCATGTATTTGATCACAGTCGTGGGGAATTTGTTAATCATCCTTGCCATCAGCTTCGACTCTCACCTCCATACTCCCATGTATTTCTTCCTGGCCAATCTCTCCTTGGTTGATTTCTCTCTGGCTACTGACACTGTCCCCAAGATGCTGGTGAACATTCAAACCAGGAACAAATCTATCTCTTATCATTGTTGTCTGACACAGATGTACTTTTTCCACTTTTTTGGCATCATCGACAGTGTCTTGATAGCTGTGATGGCTTATGACCGGTTTGTGGCAATTTGTCACCCATTACATTATTCTACTATCATGAGTCCACGGCTCTGTGGGCTGCTGGTTGGTGTACCATGGGTGTATTCCTGTTTCATCTCTCTCACTCACATCCTTCTCATAGCCCGTCTTGTATTCTGTGGCAAAAATGAGCTTCCCCACTATTTCTGTGACCTTACCCCACTTCTTCGACTTTCATGCACAGACACAACAGTAAACAAGATCTTTGTGCTCATTGTGGCAGGAATGGTGATAGCCACACCTTTTGTTTGCATCCTAGCCTCCTATGCTCGAATCATCATGGCCATCATGAAGGTCCCCTCTGCAGGTGGTAGAAAGAAAGCCTTTTCTACCTGCAGCTCCCATCTCTCTGTAGTAGCTCTTCTCTATGGGACCACCATTGGAGTCTATCTGTGTCCTTCTTCTGTGCGCACAGCTGTGAAGGAGAAGGCTTCTGCAGTGATGTACACAGCAGTCACCCCCATGCTGAACCCGTTTATCTATAGCCTGAGGAACAGAGACCTGAAGGGAGCCCTGAGGAAGATTATTAACTGAAAGATCAACATATCCTGATTATTAATGAGAACATTGTGGAATTTCAAGACAGCAGAATCTAAAGAGCTGAGTTCTTCAACTAAGTTGGAATTTCTTGCAAGGAAAGAGAAACTACTTGAAATTCTGAGTTACAGAAACCCAAGTGGCAATTTCTATGTGGCCTTTTAACCATTGTTCCTTTCTAGTTGTTTTTATTGTCAGTTTGGCAGAGCCTAGGATcaactgggaagaggaaatctcaactgGAAAGTTGCCTGGGTCTAATTGGTCTGAGGACTGTTGTGGAGAATTTGCTTAACTGCTTATTGGTATAAGAAAGCCCATGTTGCCTGGTATCATCCATATGCCTATGATCCTGGGCTATGTAAATAAGCTAGCTAAACACTCTAAAAATGAGGCTTCCAGCAAGCCGACAGGGTCTTCTATGGtcattgcttcaagtttctgctgAGTTTCTTTCCTGGTGTCCTTTCAAGATTGAATATAACCTTTAAGCCAAATTAGATACTTTCTTCCAGTAAGTGTGTTCTGTCAAactcacagcaagagaaaaggtAACTAGAAGATTCTCCAAATATGGTACATGGTAAATAATTCTATGTCTCACATTGTCCTCATAGAAAAATAAGACTATCATTACAGATTGGATATTCCCTACTTCAATATCCTTTTAACAAATAGAAGATGCAACCTATGGGTTGCTTAACAATAATATCTTCTGAGAATTGTATCATCTGATGAACTGAGCATTGTAGAAATGTTATGTTAAATTTATGTAAACTTAACATAAGTCAATAACATAatttaatattcaatatttttattagttatattTGTTTTTAGATAGTCTCATACATTTCCATATCATATACCAACCATTCTCATCTCTCATCTTCCTACCACTCCTGGGAAAGCCCTGATCCTCTACACAGATCTGTCTTACACATTCATGTACAGCCATGTTTCTGTGACCCAGGGCCATCTATATGTCTATTGTATCTGAGCTATCTGTTGATGCCTGGTGGGTTTAATAATAGgtacaaaactgaaaacaaatgtttcttctctctcagaaACTATCAATAGCCAGTGGTTCTAAGACAAAAGGTAGCACCTACTTAGTTCCTCTCCATTGAGTTATTGTTGATAAGGTTATTCTTGTATGTACACTCAGTGGATATAACTACAATCAATATGAGTTAATAATTGTAATAGTTATATCTTTTTCATAGAATGATTATTCATAGATGCACTCATTATCctcaaaattttaaatacttgccaccacctctcttctgcaatgttccctgagcttaCCTAAATGTCTTGTTTAATGCCAAGCATACAAACTTTCCTAATTTTTGTATCTTGGACTGCTTACAGGAATAACCCCATGAATCTTGTCATTCACTGCTGTTCTTTTTGGGAAGACTCCTCCCTGACTAAAGATAGGAGCAGACTTTGTCTATAATCTATAAGCATAGGTATTTAGAAGGCATTTGTCAGTGTCTCAACATAGCATCTTGATATCATTTAGAGTGGTCTAAAGATGTATTTCAATAAGTTGCATGCTTGATTACTATGCACCATGCCTTGGGCTGGATCTCCAACATGAtatgacacagagagacaggaataGACATGAATGAGGCTACTGCTGGCATAACATAGCATATCATTccattataaacatttttatatcatagtaaaacaaaaaaagagtggTCCTTAAAACAGAAATAAGGACAGGAAGAGGGACTTGATaaataaagcacttgctgcacaaaccTAAGGACCAGTATTTGAATTCCTCAGAACATGAAATGGTAACACTCACATGTAATCCCAGTATATCTGCAGCAAGATGGaatgtagagagaaaagaatctCCACAAGCTCACTAGGCAGCCAGCCTGTGATGTGCAGCAGTTTAACAACAAGGGACCCTGTCTTTAACAAGGTGTGAAATGATGACCAACATTCAAAGTTATCTTCTGTCCTCACATGCTTACTATGCATACATATGCCCTTACTcatacacagatatttacacacaaacacatgtatacatcatcatcatcaccaccaccatctctaTCATCATCACATGTATGAGCACATCTATAGAGAAAagtaaaatagcaataaaaagaataaatataaaaatcagtaaCGTAGATATTTATTAAGATTGACAAGATTCTGTATTGAGTGCAATGTATTGTTGTATAgcaattttttcttaaattcacTAAGGTAAATGATATCTTGTCCTAACTCTACTTTATGTCCTTCTGAATAAAACTTGGCTTTTCATCCCCCAGTAGCCATATCCACCTTGGCAATGCTTTTCAGACAGACCCCGACCTTGACCATGGTCAGCCCAGATGTATTAACCACAATAATTAATATTTGTGCAAACTAAGCTAAAATAACCAAAGAACACATAAATTATGAATAATTGTCATATGTTATCTGggttctgaaaaaaataaaaaacaacaataaaaaatccaAACAGATGTTACAAGGCTACTTTACTCCCTGATATAAATCTTCCAACACTACTGTAATTATAGGCTTTCTGTtggcatttttctttcaaaactctttattcctgagttctgggaccaAGAAAGACTTTGGAGGCATTAGCCTACTATGGGTCTATTCATTATTAAAGAACCTGTTTTCTCTTAATTGGTTTAATTATCATGGCTGCTAATAATTGTCCCAAGTGGATTGTTTCACTCTGAACTGAAACATTCCCACAAGGAAAGAGTGGAAGGCTCATGAGTCTTGGGAACTAAACAAACTTCACACAGCTAGGAAAGCTGAAACTTGGGTCtaggcccaggaactgagcagatccaagatgacagctctgctcccaatcacacagaacccagaggaagcagggctcccaggaactctaagccgggcagtaccttaggtaagcagacagcaacgttcaccccaaacagggagtaactgggacccacaaggacccaggaagtcactcccagcctggaacactggttttttggtctgggccagagcactaagcagatcttgagcagcagctctgcccccaatctctaagaacccagaggaaatggggctcccagagctctaacctgggcagcatcctgtctgctcttgagcactgagcagattttgggccccagcacttaccccagtagttacacccaccccacaaagttctgatacaaccaagttaataggaaagacaagttccagtcagggacagggcaggtagcactaaggagatacagatggcaaaaggcaagagcaagaaaataagcatcagtaacccaggctacttggcatcattagaacctagttctcccacactagaaagtcctgaattcccccatatcaccaggaaagcaagattcagatttaaaatcacttctaatggtgatgatagagggctttaagaaggacataaataacactcccaTGAggtgaacacaggtaaacaggtagaagaccttaaagaggaaacacaaaaatccctttaaagaattacaagagaacacaaccaaacaggtgagggaattgaacaaaaccatccaggacataaaaatggaggtagaaacaaccaagaaaccacaaagggagactacgctggagatagaaaacctaggaaagaaatcaggagtcatagacacaagcatcaccaacagaatacaagagatagaagagagatacCATAGAAAGTATCAtagtacagaagataccatagaaaataccaacacaactgtcaaaaaaatgcaaactgcaaaaagttcttaacacaaaatatccaagaaaaccAGGACATAATGAGGAGACTAAACctgaggataataggtatagatgagagtaaagattcccaacttaaagggccaataattatcttcaaaaaaaattatagaagaaaacttccctaatctaaagaaagagatgcccataatcatacaagaagcctatagaacaccaaatagactagaccagaaaagaaatacctcctgtcacataataatcaaaacaccaagtgcacaaaacaaagaaagaatattaaatgcagtaagggagaaaggctaagtagcatataaaggcagacctatcagaattacaccagacttctcaccagatactataaaagctagaagatgctggacagatatcatacagaccataagagaacacaaatgccagcccaggctactatacccagaaaaactctcaattaccatagatggagaaatcaagatattccatgacaaaaccaaatttacacaatatctttccacaaacctagcattacaaaggataatagcaggaaagctccaatacaaggagggaaattataccctagaaagagcaagaaagtaatcctcttccaacaaatccaaaagaagatagccacacaaagacaatttcacctctaaaaaaaaaaaaaaaaaaaaacaggaagcaacaatcactgttccttaatatctcttaacatcaatggactcagttccccaattaaaagacataggctaatagaccggatacataaacgggacccagcatcttactgcatacaggaaaaccaactcagtgcaaagacagactctaccttaagtaaaaggctggaaaacaatttttcaagcaaatggtccaaagaaacaagctggagtagataTTCTAAAATcaccagcccgagaacacaaagggagggattcatggctccacctgtataggtagttgagggtggccttgccaggcatcagtggaagtggacagccttggtacctgaaaatttggattccctagtgttggggaattgcaagagcagggaggcaggaatgagaggatagtgggagcacaccctcatagtaattggagtgggggaatggagtaaggggttaGACATgaatggaagtggagggcctacgTGCcggaaagtttggattccctgatgttgggaaatttgagagcagtaaggcaaaaatgggaggatgtgagagcacaccctcatagaaactctcagaattatatggattagacatgacagaggcaagccgccagaagactagattccagaattcaaacaattacCTTGATACtaatatttgttttgagaatttttatattgcagaatacatagccttggtgtatctactcatcaggcaagctgagcagacctgctcgaacctctgatgtcctggaattccagctggatgcagtgaagacacagtgtcagaggcttatcaatttactcttcccccaaccactcttctaatatctcaatgcccataatcagcttgaagaagttaatgaagagtcagtgcccctattccctgggcttggggactgaagtggttaatattgggctgtcttttagggaaaagtagtggttttggtggaacagggaggattagctaggatttattgcatagccataacctactggtagaaatatgtataattgttattaagatgaagttataatttttttcattttttattagatattttatttacacttcagatgccatcccctttcctcattccccaccccttagaaaacccctttcccataccctcttttcctttttgcatttaaacatttttttaaatgttaatcataggatttataagtttggtattgttcaatcagaggtgtaacacactacccaacctagatatatcaactatctttgactggtggagatacatgaacatctgcctccctgtctcccccctctttcactctttcatcacctagcttctcctctctttcttctcctcctcttcttactccttctcttcctctcagcactcctcccaccttagctgctcctacacatcacccttcctgttaaaaggaaacttttctctcaaaatacaattagaccataattatgcctatttgtaccagtgaggtacaagatagtcctaatacccagtccatccttttgttgactaaccagcacctctgtcatctatcctaactaaaacatttaattctgaacctggcattaggatgaatgtcagctgaggaccatccactcaagtcttttctctcaaggtaaatagccaggattggctatgaggctataagttttcaactgcatcagaaatccagaatgactgagttaactataattgtgggaaacacaaagcatagcttctaaaacttagccaatttatagagacctctgaacacctggacactccctctacttcaaaaccttggagcatctgttcttctgccttctggcccaggatcatctgacagaccttagtgctgctgaattattaagggctgattactctgtctaggcagatataatcagtcgattattctgcaagtgtgtcctttcctggacagtaatttgtctgtagatggaaagaggcaattcttgtctagtggctgtctcaccacaactggagtaactccaaagatgctcaatttcttcttagaattcaatataggaagctgtcaggagcagacaggtctctaatcaaaatgaacattactacagaaatgtttgtcacatcaattctgtagatttctgatgttttgaaaaccaactatccatataaggtaatctggactgttgtctgttaactccactcagctatctctaaataaaacataggaaacaccctaacaataaactccaaaccatgaatttgctatagtcccttaactcacaggctgtccatctcaaataagttaaaaaagttaaagaaggactgggtctaagccttgttttcctaaatgtgttatactggtacaatgcctgtgagagtaacaatattcatctcacttttatatcaataagaagctcgtatcaatggaaaccttaaaatttgtaatcaaagtaaattggtgccatttaaaaatttatatcttcatcttgataataattgtacagatttctactgataggttatggctatacaataaatcctagctaatcctctctattccagcaaaaccactacttttccctagaaagacagcccagcatttaccaccttagtccccaagcccagggggcgttgagatattagaagaaaagtggggggaagagcaaattgacaagcctttgatgctgtgtcttcactgcctccagatggaattccaggacctcagaggtttaagcaggtctgcccagcttgcttgttgagtagatacactaaggctgatcattctgcaatatacaattctcaaaacaaattttagtatcaagatagtgtttttaagagggctgacattttattaagaatattgGTTCTAaccgtttttctttttttcccctcttttattggatataatatttacatttcaaattttatccccttatggcattacccccaccacccaggaagcccttatcccatcccccctcctcctgcttctatgagggtgtttacccacctaccccccaatctcCCTCCCCACgttcagattcccccccctcagtgttcagccttcaaggtaccaaagatctcgtctcccacctatgcccaacaaggccagcCTACGTATACAGCTGGaatcatgtgtctctccatatgtgctcctaggctggtggtttagaccctggggagctctggctggttggtatgtggcactcctcatggggccaccaaccctttaggctccttcagtttactctctaacttctccattgggaacctttgatcaggttaatggttagctgcgagtatctgcctctgggtatgtcagactctggggaacctctaagaagacagccttatcaggctgctgtcagcttttccTACCTGACATCCATATctgcgtctatttttggtgactgcacatggaacgaatacccaggtggaatggtctccatacaacctctccttcagattctgtcccacactttctctccatatttgctcccttgggtatttagttactccttctaagaaagacctaggcatcttcacttgttctttcttctttatgatcttcatgtcatctggtagttgaatctttgttgtttcaaacttttgggctaatctccgcttatcagtgagtaaataccatgtgtgttcttttgtgattgggttacctcactcaggataatattttctagttccatccatttacctaactGTCTCTGCATTCCATCTTGCTCAagtagtgctggaattataacTGTGTGATTCAGGAAAGGCTAAAGAAGGCAAGTGAGTTTTCCTCAAGATGGCCCATCATCTTACATGGTCTGCAATGGGAGACCTCTGAGGCAAGGCTCCAAAAGAGTAATGATTC from Arvicanthis niloticus isolate mArvNil1 chromosome 27, mArvNil1.pat.X, whole genome shotgun sequence encodes the following:
- the LOC143439646 gene encoding olfactory receptor 1M1-like, giving the protein MMVSPRRKTTKVKQMEPQNRTTASEIILLGLSEKPEHEAVLFSLFLCMYLITVVGNLLIILAISFDSHLHTPMYFFLANLSLVDFSLATDTVPKMLVNIQTRNKSISYHCCLTQMYFFHFFGIIDSVLIAVMAYDRFVAICHPLHYSTIMSPRLCGLLVGVPWVYSCFISLTHILLIARLVFCGKNELPHYFCDLTPLLRLSCTDTTVNKIFVLIVAGMVIATPFVCILASYARIIMAIMKVPSAGGRKKAFSTCSSHLSVVALLYGTTIGVYLCPSSVRTAVKEKASAVMYTAVTPMLNPFIYSLRNRDLKGALRKIIN